In Neptuniibacter halophilus, the genomic stretch TTGTCAGCGTGGCAATGACGGTCACCGGCGCGACCACCCTGCCAGCCAGCTCTGAATAACCACCAGCGTGCACAAAAGCGGCGGGGGGAGCAGCCCTTCCGCTTAAGCTGGCCAGAGTTCTGTCTGATTAAAATAAAAAAGTGAGAGACGCAGATGAAAACTAAAATTCTTCCTCCCAGTGATTCCGCCTACGCCTACCCGCTGCTGATTAAGCAGTTGCTGACATCGAAACAACGTTTCAGCGGTGACAAGCAGATCGTGTCCGGTCATCACCGCTTCAGCTACACCGAGTTCAGGCAGCGGGTCTGCCGTCTTGCCAACACCCTGCGCAGTGCCGGTATCGGGCCGGGTGACACCGTTGCGGTCATGGACTGGGACAGCCATCGCTATCTGGAATGTTTCTTTGCCGTACCGATGATCGGCGCCGTGCTGCATACGGTCAATATCCGTCTCTCCGCCGCACAGATGCTCTACACCATGAACCACGCTCAGGATGATCTGGTGCTGGTACATGACGACTTTATCCCCCTGCTGGCATCGATTGAAGATGAGCTGCAAACCGTGCGCGGGATTATTCAGCTCAGCGATGAAGAGCAACCCGCAGATGCAGGCTTTGCCACACTGGGAGAATACGAAGCGCTGCTGGCCCGGGAATCTGATGAATATGCGTTCCCTGATTTCGATGAAAACTCCATTGCCACCACGTTCTATACCACCGGCACCACCGGCAATCCGAAAGGGGTTTATTTCTCCCACCGGCAGTTGGTGCTGCACACCCTGAACATGGTAAACACCCTTTACTCCTGTAACAGCGGCGAAGCGCTGCTTGATCGGGAAGGGGTCTACATGCCGATCACGCCGATGTTCCACGTTCACGCCTGGGGTATCCCCTATGCCGCGACCATGATGGGTGTACAACAGATCTATCCGGGCCGTTACGAGCCCAACCATCTGGCGCGCCTGATTCAGGAAGAGGGAGTCACCTTCTCCCACTGTGTGCCGACTATCCTGCAGATGCTGCTCCACTCAGAACAGGCCAGCAATACCGATTTCAGTCAATGGCGCGTCATCATCGGCGGCAGCGCGCTGACGCCGGGTCTGGCCCGAGAAGCGCTGGAGCGCGGGGTTCAGCCATTCAGTGCCTACGGCATGTCAGAAACCTGCCCGCTGATGGCCATCACTCATTTCAGCCATGCCCAGCAACAACTGCCGGAAGACGCCCAACTGCAGTTGCGCACCCTCGCCGGCCTGCCCAGCGATCTGGTTGATCTGCAAATATGGGATCCTCAGGGTAACAGCCTGCCCCATGATGGCGAGTGCAGCGGTGAACTGGTTGCACGGGCCCCCTGGCTGACCCAGAGCTATCTCTATGAACAGGAAAAAGGCGATGAACTCTGGCAGGGCGGCTGGCTGCATACCGGTGATATTGCGTCGATTCAGCCCGACGGCACCATCCAGATTCAGGACCGGATCAAAGATGTAATTAAAACCGGTGGCGAATGGATATCCTCGCTGGAAATTGAACGCCTGATCAGTACCCACGCCGATGTGGAAGCGGTCACCGTGGTAGGCATGCCCGATGAGCACTGGGGCGAACGCCCCTGCGCCCTGATCATCTCCCGCACGGAGGCGCTGGATGCGGAACAGATCAGTCAGCATCTGCAGCAGTATGTCAGCGATGGCACCATCAACAAGTGGGCGATCCCGAAACAGGTGCTTCTGGTCGATGACATTCCGAAAACCAGTGTCGGCAAAATCGACAAAAAACTGATCCGCGCCCAGATCAGTTAACCCCCGGTCGGTCAGCCATTCGCGCGGCTGACCGCTCTCCCTTTCAGGCCAGCATTCCGGAGAATAATAATTATGGAATACGCAGGATTAATCGGCAGTGTTGCACTGCTGATCTGGCTCGCGCTGCGCGGGGTGAATATCATCCTTGCTTCACTGATCTGCTCTCTGGTGGTGGTTGTCAGCAACGACCTGCCGGTAGCCGACAGCCTCAGTCAATATTACGCCTTCGGCCCCCTTGGGGCGTTTACCTTTGCCGGGAAATTTTTCCTGTTATTTGCCAGCGGCGCCATTTTCGGCCGCGTTATGGGCGACAGTCACGCCGCCTCCAGCATTGCGATGGCGCTGGTACGTCGCCTCGGCTCCCACCGTGCGCTGTGGATAACCACCCTGGCCTGCGCTCTGCTGACCTATGGCGGGGTCGTCGCGTTTGTCGTGATCTTTGCGATGTACCCACTGGGGCTGAAACTGCTGCAGGAAGCGAATATACCGAAACGCCTGTTCTGTGCAGCACTGGCACTGGGAGCAGGTACCTTTACTCTGACGACCCTGCCCGGTACGCCGTCAGTGCATAATGTGATCTCGGCGGTTAATCTGGGTACTGACCTGTTTGCCGGCTTGTGGATCGGCCTCCTTGGCGGCGCTCTGATGCTGATCTTCGGCATGATCTATCTGGAGCGGGAACGCTGTCTGGCGGCGGCCCGTGGCGAAGGTTTTGAGCCCGGCCCGAACGACCGGATCTCTGCGATTGAAGAGAAAGATTATCCGCACTGGCTGCTCGCCACTCTGCCATTACTGACGGTGCTGTCCTTTATCCTTCTGCCCCGTCTGCTGGCGATGACTCTGGAACTGGAAAGTCCCGGTAGCTCTGCGCTGCATGACCTGATCCTGTTTGCTAACAGCCAGCCCATTATCTGGCCAAGTATTTCATTGCTGGCCGGATCGGTGTTGTCAGCCCTGCTGTTCAGTCATATTCGTCATCAGGCGCTGCATGTGATGGGACACGGCACGCAGGACTCGATCATGCCTTTAATCAACACAGCAGCGGTCATCGGCTTTGGTGGTGTGGTTACCCATACCAGCGGCTTCGGTCACTTTACCGACCTGATGCTGGAATCCAGCCTGCCACCTCTGCTCTCGGCATTTACCTCGGTCAGTCTGGTCGCAGCCATTACCGGCTCGGCCTCCGGCGGCCTGCAGATATTTATGCAGTCGATGGCACCGGCCTATCTGGAAATGGGTATCGAGCCTGAGGTACTGCACCGCATTGCCACCATGGCCAGTGGTGGTTTCGACTCACTGCCCCACTGCGGCGCGATTGTAGCCACCCTGACGATTACCGGCCTGACTCACAAACAGGCATACAAGGATATGGGCGTGATCACGGTCGTCATCCCGGTGCTGGTCACCCTGGGAATGATCGCTCTGATCGCACTCTCAGGATAATGACGGAGAATAACCAATGAATAGCAGCAAAATTATTCTGACCCGTGAGCTTCCGGCAGCCATGTGTCAGGCCCTGAACCAGTTCGGTACGGTCAGTGTCTGGTCAGACCGTACACAACCGCTGAGCGAAGGGGATATTTTAGTCTCCACACCGATGGATCCCTTATCTGAGCAACAGCTTCAGCTTCTGCCGGAATCACTGCGGCTGATCGCCAATATCGGTGTCGGTACCGATCATATTGATCTTGCCGCTGCCAGAGCACGAGGCATCAGTGTCAGTAATACGCCGGTGGTGACCGAGGATACCGCCGACCTGACCCTGACCCTGATGCTGGCCGCAAGCCGACGACTGAGCCGCAGCGAGTGGCACTTGCGCAATAACGACTGGGCCAGCGGCGTCAGCCAGCTAGGCCAGCGAGTTCACGGCAAGCGGTTGGGTATTATCGGCATGGGCGCCATCGGTCAGGCCGTTGCGCGCCGGGCAAAAGGGTTCGACATGGAGATTCTCTATCATGGCCCCCGGCCAAAGCCTGAAGCCGAAAAGCAACTGGGTGCACGCTATTTCAGCGATCTGAAACAGATGCTGGCTCAGGCCGATATCATCTCTCTGAATTGTGATCTGAATGCGCAGACCCGCCACATTATCAACGCGGATACACTGGCCGCCATGAAACCCGGTGCCGTGCTCATCAACACCGGACGCGGCCCTCTGGTGGATGAAGCCGCTCTGATCCTCGCTCTGAAAAACAACCATCTGGGTGCCGTCGGGCTCGACGTGTATGAGTTTGAACCGGACGTTTCTCCCCAACTGCTTGAGTTCGATAATGTCACTCTCAGCCCCCACATTGGCAGTGCAACTCAGGAATGCCGTGGCGATATGGCGCGCCGGGTGTGTATGAATATCGCCCAGTTTATTCAACAGGGCTCTGCCCTGGACAGTTGTAACTGACCTGCCGGAGTCCTCTATGAGTTTATTTAATGTTAACCCTGTCGATGTCAGTGACTACCGTCGTCTGGCACGCAGACGCCTGCCCCGCTTTCTGTTTGATTACATCGACGGCGGCGCGAATCAGGAAAGCACCCTGCAAGCCAATATCAGCGATTTTGACCGTTACCGCCTGAAACAGCGAGTGATGCGCAATGTCGATCAGGTTGATCCTTCAACCCGGCTCGCCGGCTTCTCAGCCAGTATGCCGCTGGCTCTGGCGCCGGTTGGCATGGCCGGTATGTTTGCCCGCCGTGGTGAAGCGCTGGGAGCCCGGATCGCTCAACAACGGGGAGTCCCCTTTACCAGCTCGACACTGGGTATCTGTCCGATTGAGGAGGTGATTGCCGCCACCGGGCAACCTATCTGGTTTCAGTTGTATATGCTGCGTGACCGGGAAGTGGTGAAATCTCTGCTGCAACGGGCGCAGAATGCCGGCTGCCAGACGCTGGTATTCACTGTTGATCTGGCCGTTGCAGGCATGCGGCTGCGGGATTTCCGCAACGGCATGCTGGGTACCAACCTGCGCAGTAAATTGTCAAAAATGGCACAGCTACTGTACAGCCCTCACTGGCTCTACAATGTTGCCATCAAAGGTAAGCCGCATATCATCGGCAACCTGAGCGAAGTGGTACCTGACCCTGACGACCTCAATGCTTATAAAGCCTTTGTCGATGACCAGTTTGATCCCAGTGTCACCTGGGAAGATATCGCCTGGCTGCGTTCCGTCTGGTCCGGCAAGATCATCATCAAGGGGGTACTGGAAGTCGAAGATGCCCGGGCCGCCGTAGCGGCGGGCGCCGATGGCATCGTCGTATCCAACCATGGTGGGCGACAACTGGATTCAGCCGCCTCCAGTATCAGCAAACTTGCAGCGATCAGCCAGGCCATTCCGCCGGAGACCGAAATCTATCTGGATGGCGGCGTGCGCAGTGGTATCGATGTGGTCAAGGCGATCGCCCTTGGCGCCCGCGGGGTTCTGATCGGCCGTCCCTGGATCTATGCCATGGCCGGTGCCGGTGAGCAGGGCCTGAATAACCTCCTGCAGACCTTCCACAATGAGATCCGAACGGCCATGGCACTGATGGGCGTTAACCGGATCGAAGAGATCACTGCGGATCTGATAGAAGAGACTGAGTGATTACTGAGCCACCCACCCCGGCCCTGTCACAGGGGCAGCAGCCGGGGCTTTGTAGTTCTGTCCCGGGTTAACTATTCTGAATAGCGTCAGCAGGACTCCCGGCCCTATCCGATGAATGAACCCGATACAGCACTGCAACAGCGGCTACAGGAACTTGAGGAGCAGAACCGGATGCTTCTCGAATTTACTGAGCTCTCCTCCGAATGGTTCTGGGAACAGGATCAGGAGTTCCGCTTTGTCCGCTTTTTCGGCATGTCCACCGAAAAATTGCATCGCAGTCAGCAGTTGTTTATCGGCAGACGTCGCTGGGAGATGCCCGTAATGGGGGTCTCTGCCGAGGAGATTGAAGCCCACAAAGCCTGTTATCAGCAGCACCAGCCTTTCCATGATTTCGAATATCAGGTGGAGGGCGATAACGGTGTCATCCAACGCTATTCCGTCAGCGGTTACCCTTTCTATGACGCCAACGGGGATTTTGCCGGTTATCGCGGTACCGGGCGCAACCTCACCGAGCTGCGTCAGGCTCAGGCCTCTGCCGCCCACAGCAAAAGTCAGTTACTGCAGATTCTGCAGGGTAATCCGGTGCCTGTTTTCGTACTCGATACGGCACACCGGATCAGTCACTGGAACCGGGCCTGCGAAGCCCTGACCGGGATTAAAGCCATCATGGCGATCGGCAGCACTGAAAGCTGGCGCGGTTTTTATGCTGAACCCCGGCCAAGCATGGCTGATCTGGTGGTAGATCAGGCCAGTGAAGCGGAGATACGCCGGCATTACTCCGGTAAACTTCGCAGCTCTCCGCTCACATCCGGAGCCTACGAGACTGAAGAATTTTTCCCGGAGATGAGTGATCACGGGCTCTGGCTGAATATAAATGTCTCTCCCCTTCACGACAGTGCAGGAAACCTGATCGGTGCCGTAGAAACCCTGCAGGACATCAGCCACCGGGTTGAAGCCGAGCAGGCCGAACAGCAGCGGCATCAGGAGCTATGTCAGGCACATGCCGAACTTCAGGCCACCCTGCAGCAACTGGCTGAGGCGAAGAAACTGGCCAGTCTGGGACGGATGATCGCCGGTGTCGCGCATGAACTGAACACCCCTCTCGGCAATATCCTGCTCGGTCTGAGCAGTCATCAGAGCTCTCTGGAACACCTGCAGAGTGCGTATCAGTCACAGACTCTGAGCAAAGCACAATTGGAGAGTCATATCCTCGACACCGAAAAGTCGCTGGGTCTGATCGAGCAAAACCTCAGCCGCAGCATCAATCTGATCAACCGCCTGCAGGAACTCGCGGGTGACCCTGATCAGGGCCAAAGTCAGCAATTTAACCCGTTTCAGATCGTTGAAGAGGTCATCGCCCTGTCTGACAGGGAGTGCAGCCAGCGCCGGATCAGCATCCACAACCGGGTCCCCCCGGCACTCAATTTCCACAGCTATAAAGCTGCCTTTGAACAGGTGCTTTTCATCCTCATAGAAAATGCCCTGACCCATGCCTTCCCTGAAGAGAGGGGCGGGCAGATCGAGCTGGACGCCCGGATCAGCGAACAGCAGCTCTGCCTGTCAGTGGCTGATAATGGCATAGGCCTCACAGAGCAGACCCGGAACAATGCGTTTGACCCTTTTTTCTCGTCAAATCTGGGACAGGGTAACACCGGACTCGGCCTTTACCGGGCCTACACCCTGATCACTGCTGTCATGGGCGGTACGGTCACGCTGCAGGATAATAACCCCGGCCTGAGCGTACAGATCCGTCTGCCGGCCGGCACTGGCTGAACGCTGCGGGCAACGACTATGCTTATAGTCAGACCCCGTAACAAGGAGTCAGACCATGCCGGATTCCCATAGTAACGGCGCCGTTAAAATCTGTATTCTCGACCTGCAGAGAAGGATGCTGCCGCAAGCCTACGCATTGCAGAAACGTCTGCAGGCCGGGGCCGAGCCTGAAGAGTACGATCTGGAATTTCTCGCCCTGCTGCATAAAGAACTGCAAAATCTGCAATCGATCGCTCTGCAACATCCGGAACACCACCTGACCATCGGCAATATGATTCAGCTCTACAGCAGTCTGGTATCTCTGGCAGTTGCCAACACACCGAAAGCTCCTCAGGGATAGATTGCGCTGGCTGAGGCCTTGGCATATGCTCAGACAGAGTTCATATGGAGCCAAGCTATGCACCAGCCCAGTCCGATTATTCTGCAATCCTCCCCCCCTACCCTCAGCCAGGCTGATTTTGTTAATAGCTGTTTACCCGACAAAGAGACCTATCATCAAAAACTGAAGAAATGGCAGAAGCGCATGCTGAAAGTACAGCAGGCTTACTATCATCAGAATAAGCGGGCGATTCTGGTGTTTGAGGGCTGGGATGCCAGTGGCAAGGGGGGGGCTATACGCCGTATCACTGAAAAGCTCGACCCGCGCGGGGTGAAGGTTCATCCGATCAGTGCTCCCAGTCCCGAAGAGCAGAGCAAACACTACCTGCAACGGTTTCAGGCACGCCTGCCAGAGGCCGGCGCAATAGCGATCTTTGACCGCTCATGGTACGGACGGCTGCTGGTAGAAAGGGTCGAAGGGTTTGCTTCCGAACAGGAGTGGCAACGCGCCTATCAGGAGATCAATGAATTTGAGCGCAGCCTGATCGATGATGGTGCCCGTATCATCAAAATCTTTATGCATATTTCACCCGATGAGCAGTTGAAACGCTTCAGCGAGCGACTCAACAATCCGGTCAAACGCTGGAAGCTGACCACTGAAGATATCCGTAACCGGGAACGCTGGTCAGATTACGCAGAAGCCACGGAAGATATGTTCCGCTATACCTCAACCGAAGCCGCCCCCTGGCACATCGTAACCGGCAATCGAAAGTGGTTTGCCCGGGTCGATGTACTGAAAACGGTGGTTAAGCAACTGGCGCAGGGTGTGGATGTGTCACCACCGCCTCTGGACCCGGAAGTGACCCGGGAGGCCTACCGGGCATTAGGTATTCAGGTAACCGAAACCGGATGAAATAATTCTGCAACAGTTTCTGTGCATGATGAACCTCACCATAAAAGAGGTATACAGAAATGACAGAACATATGTTGAAAGCTCAGCTGAAGCAGTTGCTGAAACGCGGTTACTCAGAGATCGATGTGCGTAACCTGGCCGTAGCCCCGAAACATCTGGTAGATCAGGCGATCGCCGAATACAACGCCGATCAGAAGTTCAACCAGCAGACCCTTCGGGTTCAGCACAATCAAGCCAGCTTTGCGATGCGCCTGGGCGGTTAATCTGACCGCCTTTCTACCCCCTTCCCCTATCCTTTAGCATTAATCGATTCTTCTCCTGAGATTGTTCAGATACAATTCACCTTGATTGGGTTACAACTCGTTACTACTGAGGGTAGCTGGCTTGAGTGTGGGGTGAGCCACTTGGACCCAATGACCAACTTTTGAGCACTTACAGGAAAACTACAATGAAGAAAGTACTGATTGCAGCAATGGCTGCGACCCTGATGGTACCTGCCGCAGTAATGGCCGACGATACTTACAACACTAAATGTGTAGCCTGCCACGCAACTGGCGCTGCCGGCGCTCCTAAACTGGGTGATGCTGCTGCATGGGCACCACGTGCAGAACTGGGTATGGACGCACTGCTGGCTTCCGTGAAAAACGGTAAAGGCGCAATGCCACCTAAAGGTCTGTGCATGGATTGTACTGACGACCAGTTTAAAGGTGCGATTCAGTTCATGCTGGATAACTCCAAGTAAGATCGCCCCGAGCATAAAAAAACCGCCTGAAGGCGGTTTTTTTATGTCTGATTAACGACGTATCAGAAGATATCATCCGGCTGCAGGTTGATCAGCTCCCCATCCGGATCGCCCTCCTGTCGGGCCTGAATCTTCTCCAGTGACTCTTTGTCTTTACCTTTAGTCACAATAATCTCCACCCGCCGGTTTTTCACCCGATTACCCCGGGTATCATTCGGCACCAGAGGTTTGGTATCTGCCAGGCCCAGAACCCTGAAACGTGACTGATCGATACGCGGATCGCCAAACAATTCATGGGCGACAGCCAGGGCCCTTGCTGCAGACAGATCCCAGTTAGATTCAAAATCTTTACCCGCATACGGGATGTTATCGCTGTGGCCTTCAATCGCCACATTTCCCTGAACATTCAGCAGCACATCACGGATTTTCGCCAGCACCGGGATCGATTCAAAACGCAGCTCCGCTGAGCCGGAATCAAACGAGCCTTTCTCTTTTACCCGGATGATGATCTTCTTACCGTCAGTCTCGACTTCGACACTGCCATCACCGATCTCTTCTGCCAGCGCGGCAGCAAATTCGACCGCTTCCTCTTTGGCCTTTTGCTCCTGCTGTTTCTGCAGTAGCTGCTGTTCACCTGTTTCATCGTCCGGGCTGTCGCTGTCCCCCTCTTTTGAGCGGATATCCAGCGTATTCATGTCGTTGTTAACCGTCATCTGACGGACTTCGTTCAACGGTGTCGGCTCCGGACGACCCGGACTGAACTCCTGCGCAATGATCGAGGTACCTTTAGGGATATCCTCAACCTTGATCTGGTTCTGCACACCAAAGGCTTCACGCATCGAGCCCGCCAACTGTTTGAACTTCAGTACATCCATCTCTGAGAAAGAGAGCAGCAGTACAAAGAAACACATCAGCAGCGACATCAGGTCGCCAAAGGTTGCCAGCCAGGCAGGTAAGCCCGCCGGGCAGGGGGGGCATTCATGTTCTTCGGAATCGTCACTCATCGTTCAGTTACTCTCCGAATCAGCCTTCAGCCGCTGCGCGTTTCTTCTCTGGGAGATAGTTACGCAGCATCTGTTCAATCACACGCGGGTTCTGACCTGCCTGAATCGCCAGCAGGCCATCAATAATCAGATCACAGTTCAACGCTTCTTCGTCGCGTCTCACGGTCAGCTTGTCGGCAATGGGCAGACACAGCATGTTCGCCAGCATAGCGCCATAGAGGGTGGTCAGCAGGGCGACCGCCATCGCCGGACCGATCGACTTAGGGTCACTCATGTTGGACAGCATCTGTACCAGACCTACCAGGGTACCGATCATCCCCATCGCCGGGCCCACATCACCCATCGCTGAAAAGATGGTGGCGCCGAATTCATGTCGATCTTTGGTCAGTTTGGCTTCTTTGCGGAGCAGGGTTTTGACCACTTCCGGATCATGGCCGTCTACCAGCAGTTGAATACCACGCTGCATGAAATCACTGCTGACGGTCTTATCTTCCAGCGAGAGCAAGCCACCTTTACGTGCGGCATCAGCCATCTCTACGGTTTCGGCAATGATATCTTCAGGGTTCAGGGACTTGAACATGAAGGCTTTGGCCGCAATTTTACCGGCCGCCAGAAACTGAGGCAGGGTGTACTTCATCAGTACAACGAACAGAGAGCCACCAATAACAATCAACAGCGAGGGCGGGTTTACAAAGATACCAACGTCACCCCCCATAACCATAGCGGCGACAACGATACCAAAACTGCCCAACAACCCGACGAGCGTTGCTATATCCACTCAGTACTCCTTACTCGAGGCCAACCCGGTTCAAGCCTATATACAGACAGACAATAATAGCAAAAAAGCAAGGGGTAAACCCATCATATAATCGTTTAACTTGTTAAATTTTACGGAGATTTGCTTCTACCCTCAGGCTTAGGTAACTTTAGCGCTTTAAACCTAGACCCAGACCCATGCCACGTAAGAAAAACACACCGGACTTCGAACAGTCACTGCAGCAGCTCGAAACCCTTGTCAACCAGATGGAACAGGGTGATCTGACGCTGGAAGAATCACTTCAGGCATTTGAACAGGGCGTCAGCCTGACTCGCGAGTGCCAGAACATTCTGGCCCAGGCAGAACAGAAAGTTCAGTTGCTGACCGAATCAGGTGGCGAGCTGAAAACCGAACCGTTTCAGCCGGATGAGGAAGCCTGAGATTGGAGATTCGCAGCCAGCTTAAACAGTATCAGGCGCGGGTAGATCAGCACCTTCAGCGTTGTATCGACACCCGGGGTATCGACCCCGAACTGCAATCCGCGATGACCTATGCCCTGTTTAACGGCGGCAAGCGGGTACGCCCGGCTCTGGTTTATATGGTTTGCGACATGCTCGGCGGCAACACCGAACAGGCCGACAGTGCCGCGGCTGCCATTGAGTGTATCCACAGTTATTCACTGGTCCACGATGATCTGCCGGCCATGGATGATGATGACCTCCGCCGTGGCAAGCCTACCTGTCACATTGCCTATGATGAAGCCACCGCGATTCTTGCCGGTGATGCCCTTCAGTGTCTGGCATTTGAACTGATCAGTGAAGACCCGCTTCTGAGCGCCGAAACCCGTATCGACCTGATCCGGCAGCTCAGCCACGCCTCGGGTTACCGGGGTATGGTTGCAGGCCAGTCTTTCGATCTGCGGCATGTGGGTAAACCACTGGATCTGGAACAGCTTGAAGCGATGCACCGACACAAGACCGGCGCACTGCTCAGCTGTGCAATCAGTATGGGTGCCCGTTGCAGTGGTGAAATTTCCGCAGTTCAGCAACAGGCATTGAACCAGTATGCCGCGGCCATTGGTCTGGCGTTTCAGGTTCAGGACGACATTCTTGATATTGAGGGCGAAGCCGCTGTCATCGGCAAGCCTCAGGGCTCCGATCTGGAGCAGAACAAACCTACCTACCCCGCTCTGCTGGGTCTGGATGGTGCTAAGCTAAAACTTAAGCAACTGCACCAGCAGGCTATTACTGCGCTGGCGCCTTTCGCTGAAGCCGCCGACGAGCTCAAGGCTCTGGCTGATTTTATCGTCCAGCGAGATCACTAAAGTCCTAACATGTTTCAGACCATCCCGAGTGAACGGCCGCAGACCCCCCTGCTGGACCGGATAGATGACCCCAGCCTGCTGCGCGCGCTGCCGCGGGCACAACTCCCTGCACTGGCGGAGGAGCTGCGCGCCTTTCTGCTCTATAGCGTAGGTCAGAGCGGCG encodes the following:
- a CDS encoding flagellar motor protein MotB; protein product: MSDDSEEHECPPCPAGLPAWLATFGDLMSLLMCFFVLLLSFSEMDVLKFKQLAGSMREAFGVQNQIKVEDIPKGTSIIAQEFSPGRPEPTPLNEVRQMTVNNDMNTLDIRSKEGDSDSPDDETGEQQLLQKQQEQKAKEEAVEFAAALAEEIGDGSVEVETDGKKIIIRVKEKGSFDSGSAELRFESIPVLAKIRDVLLNVQGNVAIEGHSDNIPYAGKDFESNWDLSAARALAVAHELFGDPRIDQSRFRVLGLADTKPLVPNDTRGNRVKNRRVEIIVTKGKDKESLEKIQARQEGDPDGELINLQPDDIF
- a CDS encoding PAS domain-containing sensor histidine kinase, which gives rise to MNEPDTALQQRLQELEEQNRMLLEFTELSSEWFWEQDQEFRFVRFFGMSTEKLHRSQQLFIGRRRWEMPVMGVSAEEIEAHKACYQQHQPFHDFEYQVEGDNGVIQRYSVSGYPFYDANGDFAGYRGTGRNLTELRQAQASAAHSKSQLLQILQGNPVPVFVLDTAHRISHWNRACEALTGIKAIMAIGSTESWRGFYAEPRPSMADLVVDQASEAEIRRHYSGKLRSSPLTSGAYETEEFFPEMSDHGLWLNINVSPLHDSAGNLIGAVETLQDISHRVEAEQAEQQRHQELCQAHAELQATLQQLAEAKKLASLGRMIAGVAHELNTPLGNILLGLSSHQSSLEHLQSAYQSQTLSKAQLESHILDTEKSLGLIEQNLSRSINLINRLQELAGDPDQGQSQQFNPFQIVEEVIALSDRECSQRRISIHNRVPPALNFHSYKAAFEQVLFILIENALTHAFPEERGGQIELDARISEQQLCLSVADNGIGLTEQTRNNAFDPFFSSNLGQGNTGLGLYRAYTLITAVMGGTVTLQDNNPGLSVQIRLPAGTG
- a CDS encoding polyphosphate kinase 2 family protein; translated protein: MHQPSPIILQSSPPTLSQADFVNSCLPDKETYHQKLKKWQKRMLKVQQAYYHQNKRAILVFEGWDASGKGGAIRRITEKLDPRGVKVHPISAPSPEEQSKHYLQRFQARLPEAGAIAIFDRSWYGRLLVERVEGFASEQEWQRAYQEINEFERSLIDDGARIIKIFMHISPDEQLKRFSERLNNPVKRWKLTTEDIRNRERWSDYAEATEDMFRYTSTEAAPWHIVTGNRKWFARVDVLKTVVKQLAQGVDVSPPPLDPEVTREAYRALGIQVTETG
- a CDS encoding c-type cytochrome — its product is MKKVLIAAMAATLMVPAAVMADDTYNTKCVACHATGAAGAPKLGDAAAWAPRAELGMDALLASVKNGKGAMPPKGLCMDCTDDQFKGAIQFMLDNSK
- a CDS encoding L-lactate dehydrogenase; translated protein: MSLFNVNPVDVSDYRRLARRRLPRFLFDYIDGGANQESTLQANISDFDRYRLKQRVMRNVDQVDPSTRLAGFSASMPLALAPVGMAGMFARRGEALGARIAQQRGVPFTSSTLGICPIEEVIAATGQPIWFQLYMLRDREVVKSLLQRAQNAGCQTLVFTVDLAVAGMRLRDFRNGMLGTNLRSKLSKMAQLLYSPHWLYNVAIKGKPHIIGNLSEVVPDPDDLNAYKAFVDDQFDPSVTWEDIAWLRSVWSGKIIIKGVLEVEDARAAVAAGADGIVVSNHGGRQLDSAASSISKLAAISQAIPPETEIYLDGGVRSGIDVVKAIALGARGVLIGRPWIYAMAGAGEQGLNNLLQTFHNEIRTAMALMGVNRIEEITADLIEETE
- a CDS encoding 2-hydroxyacid dehydrogenase, producing MNSSKIILTRELPAAMCQALNQFGTVSVWSDRTQPLSEGDILVSTPMDPLSEQQLQLLPESLRLIANIGVGTDHIDLAAARARGISVSNTPVVTEDTADLTLTLMLAASRRLSRSEWHLRNNDWASGVSQLGQRVHGKRLGIIGMGAIGQAVARRAKGFDMEILYHGPRPKPEAEKQLGARYFSDLKQMLAQADIISLNCDLNAQTRHIINADTLAAMKPGAVLINTGRGPLVDEAALILALKNNHLGAVGLDVYEFEPDVSPQLLEFDNVTLSPHIGSATQECRGDMARRVCMNIAQFIQQGSALDSCN
- a CDS encoding fatty acid--CoA ligase, which translates into the protein MKTKILPPSDSAYAYPLLIKQLLTSKQRFSGDKQIVSGHHRFSYTEFRQRVCRLANTLRSAGIGPGDTVAVMDWDSHRYLECFFAVPMIGAVLHTVNIRLSAAQMLYTMNHAQDDLVLVHDDFIPLLASIEDELQTVRGIIQLSDEEQPADAGFATLGEYEALLARESDEYAFPDFDENSIATTFYTTGTTGNPKGVYFSHRQLVLHTLNMVNTLYSCNSGEALLDREGVYMPITPMFHVHAWGIPYAATMMGVQQIYPGRYEPNHLARLIQEEGVTFSHCVPTILQMLLHSEQASNTDFSQWRVIIGGSALTPGLAREALERGVQPFSAYGMSETCPLMAITHFSHAQQQLPEDAQLQLRTLAGLPSDLVDLQIWDPQGNSLPHDGECSGELVARAPWLTQSYLYEQEKGDELWQGGWLHTGDIASIQPDGTIQIQDRIKDVIKTGGEWISSLEIERLISTHADVEAVTVVGMPDEHWGERPCALIISRTEALDAEQISQHLQQYVSDGTINKWAIPKQVLLVDDIPKTSVGKIDKKLIRAQIS
- the pomA gene encoding flagellar motor protein PomA; this encodes MDIATLVGLLGSFGIVVAAMVMGGDVGIFVNPPSLLIVIGGSLFVVLMKYTLPQFLAAGKIAAKAFMFKSLNPEDIIAETVEMADAARKGGLLSLEDKTVSSDFMQRGIQLLVDGHDPEVVKTLLRKEAKLTKDRHEFGATIFSAMGDVGPAMGMIGTLVGLVQMLSNMSDPKSIGPAMAVALLTTLYGAMLANMLCLPIADKLTVRRDEEALNCDLIIDGLLAIQAGQNPRVIEQMLRNYLPEKKRAAAEG
- a CDS encoding GntP family permease — translated: MEYAGLIGSVALLIWLALRGVNIILASLICSLVVVVSNDLPVADSLSQYYAFGPLGAFTFAGKFFLLFASGAIFGRVMGDSHAASSIAMALVRRLGSHRALWITTLACALLTYGGVVAFVVIFAMYPLGLKLLQEANIPKRLFCAALALGAGTFTLTTLPGTPSVHNVISAVNLGTDLFAGLWIGLLGGALMLIFGMIYLERERCLAAARGEGFEPGPNDRISAIEEKDYPHWLLATLPLLTVLSFILLPRLLAMTLELESPGSSALHDLILFANSQPIIWPSISLLAGSVLSALLFSHIRHQALHVMGHGTQDSIMPLINTAAVIGFGGVVTHTSGFGHFTDLMLESSLPPLLSAFTSVSLVAAITGSASGGLQIFMQSMAPAYLEMGIEPEVLHRIATMASGGFDSLPHCGAIVATLTITGLTHKQAYKDMGVITVVIPVLVTLGMIALIALSG